Proteins from a genomic interval of Microbacterium esteraromaticum:
- a CDS encoding stage II sporulation protein M: protein MDADALADARRPEWERLDELSRRRRLSGAEVDELIVRYRAASADLAELKTSVGTSPQGDYLSTILATARLRFTGAGDNVIAQAARFFTRQLPAALYRIRWTTGVIAVLFVLIGALTAAWIASDPSRIAALGAPEVLQQYAEEDFVEYYEPMASFAGMVWFNNAWIAMQCVLFGVTGLWPIWMLVQNAVGLGVAAAVMAAYGHLDTMILHILPHGLLELTAIFVAAAAGLHVFWAWAVPGPRSRGRALASEGRALATVAMGLIFVLLLSGLVEGFITGSALPWPVKIGIGALALAVFLVYMLVIGRRAARQGESGDLVEYEAGTPTLTAG from the coding sequence GTGGATGCCGATGCTCTTGCCGACGCACGCCGCCCCGAGTGGGAACGGCTCGATGAACTCAGCCGACGACGCCGGTTGTCCGGCGCTGAGGTCGATGAGCTGATCGTGCGCTATCGGGCGGCATCCGCCGACCTCGCCGAACTCAAGACCTCGGTGGGCACCTCCCCACAGGGCGACTACCTTTCGACCATCCTCGCAACCGCCCGGCTGCGCTTCACCGGCGCCGGCGACAACGTGATCGCCCAGGCGGCACGGTTCTTCACTCGGCAGCTGCCTGCGGCCCTGTACCGGATCCGTTGGACCACCGGCGTCATTGCGGTGCTGTTCGTCCTGATCGGAGCCCTGACCGCGGCATGGATCGCGTCCGACCCGTCGCGCATCGCCGCTCTCGGGGCGCCCGAGGTGCTGCAGCAGTACGCCGAGGAGGACTTCGTCGAGTACTACGAGCCGATGGCGTCCTTCGCGGGCATGGTGTGGTTCAACAACGCGTGGATCGCTATGCAGTGCGTGCTCTTCGGCGTCACCGGCCTGTGGCCGATCTGGATGCTGGTGCAGAACGCTGTCGGACTGGGTGTCGCCGCGGCAGTGATGGCGGCCTACGGCCACCTCGACACCATGATCTTGCACATCCTGCCGCACGGCCTGTTGGAGCTGACGGCGATCTTCGTGGCCGCTGCTGCGGGACTGCACGTGTTCTGGGCGTGGGCCGTCCCCGGCCCTCGCTCGCGTGGACGCGCGCTCGCGTCGGAGGGACGCGCGCTGGCGACCGTCGCCATGGGCCTGATCTTCGTGCTGTTGCTGTCGGGCCTCGTCGAGGGATTCATCACCGGCTCGGCGCTGCCGTGGCCGGTGAAGATCGGGATCGGAGCACTAGCGCTGGCCGTCTTCCTGGTCTACATGCTCGTCATCGGGCGGCGTGCCGCCCGCCAGGGTGAGAGCGGCGACCTCGTCGAGTACGAAGCCGGCACTCCCACTCTGACAGCCGGGTAG